In the Sediminispirochaeta bajacaliforniensis DSM 16054 genome, one interval contains:
- a CDS encoding ATP-binding protein, producing FGKWGEIMADDAVATATLDRLLHHSHVVSLKGDSYRMKDRMKIGAVGF from the coding sequence TTTGGCAAGTGGGGTGAGATTATGGCTGATGATGCGGTCGCCACTGCTACCTTAGACCGGCTCCTACATCATTCGCATGTAGTCAGCCTGAAGGGTGATTCGTATCGCATGAAAGACAGAATGAAAATTGGAGCCGTTGGCTTCTAA